In Schaalia sp. JY-X169, the following are encoded in one genomic region:
- a CDS encoding AAA family ATPase, producing the protein MRTDYREAQRRIEAQGAWGSPQARTERDAQASHFGDQAMRLEQIQDHLVFGRVDMTDASTHYIGRAGLPDSTGGRLLIDWRAPAARPFYQATAVTPAGVVRRRHIATSGSVVTGIEDDVLDVDAATDQGMTFQGEGALMSALASARGGHMSDIVATIQAEQDAIIRSDDQGIVVVQGGPGTGKTAVALHRAAYLLYTHRERLERSGVLIVGPSRIFLRYIEQVLPSLGENGVVSVPMGELVPGIHAVETDPAEVAFVKGKTAWIETAKAAVRDLQRLPAETKTFSIGGKTATLTPADVAAARSRARRSSKPHNVARTGFALDLIDVLVRQVAGADPDPEDLDWWRESVRSSRDVRREINLCWMPTRATDLLSRLYTKPDLLRRVARGLSAREQLLVSRPWDAPFTVADVPLLDELEELLGTSEELLNQKRRNRAALENEELERVRMAMEGQNLGGGIVSAEVLAERARGEREWTPLAERAVADRTWTYGHVVVDEAQDLSPMAWHALLRRCPARSFTVVGDLDQARGHQRPANWEKALGPAKRGLSSEFILTVSYRTPATVTTLAQQVLSDLGQPPLYPLTSAREVEDALADTVVQGGDTNGDREEDPLWKAVQDVVAQEESLLDATTGHGMGRIGVLVADERAHRWRGDIFGSTALDHRVSVLSVAGAKGLEFDTTIVVEPTEILSDGPGDLFVAMTRCTKRLHSVRSTELPRAWAKAVTSVSDEWHPEAGH; encoded by the coding sequence GGATCACCCCAGGCTCGAACCGAGCGTGATGCCCAGGCCTCTCATTTTGGCGATCAGGCCATGCGTCTGGAGCAGATCCAAGACCACCTGGTGTTTGGCCGTGTCGATATGACGGACGCCAGCACCCACTACATCGGCCGCGCGGGCCTGCCGGACTCAACGGGGGGTCGTCTCCTTATTGACTGGCGCGCGCCGGCAGCGCGTCCTTTCTACCAGGCCACCGCTGTCACCCCCGCAGGCGTCGTTCGACGTCGCCACATCGCCACATCAGGAAGCGTTGTAACAGGGATCGAGGACGACGTTCTTGACGTCGATGCCGCAACTGACCAGGGGATGACTTTCCAGGGTGAAGGCGCTCTTATGTCGGCTCTTGCATCTGCCCGTGGCGGCCACATGAGTGACATAGTTGCAACGATTCAGGCCGAGCAGGATGCGATCATCCGCTCCGATGATCAGGGAATCGTCGTTGTTCAAGGTGGCCCCGGGACAGGGAAGACGGCCGTTGCACTGCACCGCGCGGCGTATCTTCTCTACACTCACCGCGAGCGCCTGGAGCGGTCTGGGGTTCTGATCGTCGGTCCGTCGCGGATTTTCCTGCGCTACATAGAGCAAGTTCTCCCTTCCCTCGGAGAGAACGGGGTCGTGTCAGTTCCGATGGGTGAACTGGTGCCGGGTATCCATGCGGTCGAAACGGACCCCGCGGAAGTTGCATTTGTCAAAGGCAAGACCGCTTGGATAGAGACTGCGAAGGCAGCGGTGCGCGACCTTCAACGCCTGCCTGCAGAGACAAAGACATTCTCGATTGGTGGCAAGACGGCCACTCTAACCCCAGCGGATGTGGCAGCGGCACGGAGCCGCGCTCGTCGAAGCAGCAAGCCGCACAACGTCGCGCGCACGGGGTTCGCCCTCGACCTAATAGATGTCCTTGTTAGGCAGGTTGCCGGTGCAGATCCCGATCCTGAAGACCTTGACTGGTGGAGGGAGTCCGTCCGCTCCAGTCGCGACGTGCGCAGAGAGATAAATCTGTGCTGGATGCCGACGAGGGCGACCGATCTTCTGAGCCGCCTCTACACAAAACCTGATCTGCTACGACGGGTTGCCCGCGGGCTCTCGGCGCGTGAACAGCTGTTGGTTTCCCGACCGTGGGATGCCCCCTTCACGGTCGCCGACGTTCCTCTTCTCGATGAGCTAGAGGAGCTGCTTGGAACTTCCGAGGAACTACTCAATCAGAAACGCCGCAATCGCGCTGCACTGGAGAACGAGGAACTGGAACGAGTTCGCATGGCCATGGAGGGGCAGAACCTTGGTGGGGGGATAGTGTCAGCCGAGGTGCTCGCCGAACGTGCCCGCGGGGAACGGGAATGGACGCCCCTTGCCGAGCGGGCCGTTGCAGACCGCACTTGGACGTATGGGCATGTCGTTGTCGATGAGGCACAGGACCTCTCTCCCATGGCATGGCACGCGCTCCTGCGGCGCTGTCCGGCTCGCTCATTCACAGTCGTGGGCGACCTCGACCAAGCGCGCGGGCACCAACGTCCCGCAAACTGGGAGAAAGCACTGGGTCCAGCCAAGCGTGGACTGTCATCGGAGTTCATTCTCACCGTTTCCTACAGAACACCGGCGACTGTCACCACGCTTGCGCAGCAGGTTCTCTCCGACCTCGGACAACCGCCACTGTATCCACTGACATCTGCTCGTGAGGTCGAGGACGCCCTGGCAGACACTGTTGTTCAAGGTGGTGACACAAACGGTGACCGGGAGGAAGATCCCCTCTGGAAGGCTGTGCAGGACGTGGTGGCACAGGAGGAAAGCCTCCTCGACGCGACCACGGGCCACGGGATGGGTCGAATCGGCGTGCTTGTCGCTGACGAGCGAGCACACCGTTGGCGCGGTGACATTTTCGGTTCCACCGCCCTCGATCACCGGGTCAGTGTGCTGAGCGTGGCGGGAGCAAAGGGTTTGGAGTTCGACACGACCATAGTTGTTGAACCAACAGAAATCCTCTCCGACGGGCCCGGGGACCTTTTCGTTGCAATGACCCGTTGCACGAAACGACTCCATTCGGTTCGTTCGACTGAACTGCCACGAGCTTGGGCGAAAGCTGTAACTAGTGTTTCTGACGAATGGCACCCAGAAGCAGGCCACTAG